In Gopherus evgoodei ecotype Sinaloan lineage unplaced genomic scaffold, rGopEvg1_v1.p scaffold_31_arrow_ctg1, whole genome shotgun sequence, a single window of DNA contains:
- the LOC115640461 gene encoding sushi, nidogen and EGF-like domain-containing protein 1, giving the protein MKTPIAFLLPLLRLVLPAPVKIAEDSLLYPYGPAQGDQQNPKADDGASPEIPISMTFIFYGKEHRSLYVNNNGVVSFGVSVSQYTPDPFPLADGRPFVAPYWGDVNNVLGGDVYYRETRDPELLRRLTRDINQYFPEIPFTATWAFVATWDRVAYYGSTSQKGNTFQAVLANDGKVTFIMLNYGTIQWTTGTASRGDANTGLGGTPAQAGFNSGDDKNFYNIPGSRTDAILHIGQTSNVGVQGRWVFQVNDFKVTGVPTESNDCWL; this is encoded by the exons ATGAAAACCCCCATCGCTttcctgctgccgctgctgc GGTtggtgctcccagcccctgtgAAGATTGCAGAAG ACTCCCTGTTGTATCCCTATGGACCAGCCCAAGGCGACCAGCAGAACCCCAAAGCTGATGATGGGGCATCACCGGAGATCCCCATCTCCATGACCTTCATTTTCTACGGCAAGGAGCACCGTTCCCTCTAT gtgAACAACAATGGCGTGGTGTCCTTCGGCGTGTCCGTCTCCCAGTACACCCCcgaccccttccccttggctgatGGCCGACCCTTTGTGGCCCCCTACTGGGGTGATGTGAACAACGTCCTGGGTGGGGACGTCTACTACCGGGAGACCCGGGACCCCGAGCTGCTGCGCCGCCTCACCAGAGACATCAACCAGTACTTCCCAGAGATCCCCTTCACCGCCACGTGGGCCTTCGTGGCCACCTGGGACCGTGTGGCCTACTACGGCTCCACTTCCCAGAAG GGGAACACGTTCCAGGCCGTGCTGGCAAACGATGGCAAAGTCACCTTCATCATGCTGAACTATGGCACAATCCAGTGGACCACGGGCACAGCGAGTAGAGGAGACGCCAACACCGGCCTAGGGGGCACTCCCGCCCAG gctggCTTCAACAGCGGTGATGACAAAAACTTCTACAACATCCCGGGCTCCCGCACCGACGCCATCCTCCACATCGGGCAGACAAGCAATGTCGGGGTTCAGGGCCGCTGGGTCTTCCAGGTGAATGATTTCAAAGTGACGGGGGTCCCCACTGAGAGCAACGACTGCTGGCTGTAA